In one Spirosoma rigui genomic region, the following are encoded:
- the metG gene encoding methionine--tRNA ligase: MSLENPQRYTVTAALIYANGPIHIGHLAGCYLPADIYVRYLRSTGKDVAFISGTDEHGVPITIKAKKEGITPQEVVDKYYGQIKQAFSDFGISFDIYSRTSNPIHHETSQDFFTKLYENGDFVEEVTEQYYDEVANQFLADRYIVGTCPVCGNPNAYGDQCERCGTALSPTELIEPHSTLSGSKPVMRATKNWFLPLDRMQPDIETYVNSHTEWKTNVAGQCQSWLKEGLRPRAMTRDLDWGIKVPLADAEGKVLYVWFDAPIGYISMTKEWAAEQGRDWELYWRDEHTKLVHFIGKDNIVFHCIIFPAMLMAEGSFILADNVPANEFMNLEGDKISTSRNWAVWLHEYLQEMPDKQDVLRYVLAANAPETKDSEFTWKDFQTRNNAELVGIFGNFVNRAVVLTQKFCDNKVPVRGELTDYDKQVLDELALFPDRIGQSIGQYKFREALGYLMDLARLGNKYLAETEPWKVIKTDPIRTNTILNIALQISANLAIVCEPFLPFSAQKLCDQLRIVDRLDWQNAGRADLLVAGHELGEGALLFAKIEDDEINTQIQKLLTAKRMNELETKTVPELKPEIVYDDFAKMDIRIGTITEAERVPKSDKLLKLKVDDGMGGRQILSGIAKHFAPEEIIGKQVTFLANLAPRKMMGHESQGMILMAEDRDGKLALIAPGDAVWNGGGVS; encoded by the coding sequence ATGTCCCTCGAAAATCCCCAACGCTATACCGTTACGGCGGCACTGATCTACGCCAATGGGCCGATCCACATCGGTCATCTGGCTGGTTGTTACCTGCCCGCCGACATCTACGTACGCTACCTCCGCTCAACGGGTAAAGATGTTGCCTTCATCAGTGGCACCGATGAGCATGGCGTACCCATCACCATCAAAGCCAAAAAAGAAGGCATTACCCCCCAGGAGGTTGTCGATAAATACTACGGCCAGATCAAACAGGCTTTCAGCGATTTCGGTATCTCCTTCGATATCTACTCGCGCACCTCCAACCCGATTCACCACGAAACGTCGCAGGACTTTTTCACGAAGCTCTACGAGAATGGCGACTTTGTGGAAGAAGTAACGGAGCAATACTACGACGAAGTAGCAAACCAGTTTCTGGCCGATCGCTACATCGTAGGGACCTGTCCGGTTTGTGGCAATCCCAACGCCTATGGCGATCAGTGCGAACGCTGCGGTACGGCCCTCAGTCCTACCGAGCTGATCGAGCCACACTCCACCCTGTCGGGTTCCAAACCCGTGATGCGGGCCACCAAAAACTGGTTCCTGCCCCTCGACCGGATGCAGCCCGATATTGAAACATACGTCAATAGCCATACCGAGTGGAAAACCAACGTTGCCGGGCAGTGCCAGTCGTGGCTGAAAGAGGGGCTGCGCCCCCGTGCCATGACCCGCGACCTCGACTGGGGCATTAAGGTACCCCTGGCCGATGCTGAAGGCAAGGTCCTGTACGTTTGGTTCGATGCCCCGATCGGCTACATTTCCATGACCAAGGAGTGGGCTGCCGAGCAGGGCCGCGACTGGGAATTGTACTGGCGCGATGAGCATACGAAACTGGTTCACTTCATCGGGAAGGACAACATTGTTTTTCACTGCATCATCTTCCCGGCGATGCTGATGGCCGAGGGTAGCTTTATCCTGGCCGATAACGTACCGGCCAACGAGTTCATGAACCTGGAAGGCGACAAGATCAGTACGTCACGCAATTGGGCGGTCTGGCTGCACGAGTACCTCCAGGAGATGCCCGACAAGCAGGACGTGCTGCGCTATGTGCTGGCCGCCAACGCCCCCGAAACCAAAGACAGCGAGTTCACCTGGAAGGATTTCCAGACCCGGAACAACGCGGAACTGGTAGGTATCTTCGGCAATTTCGTGAACCGGGCCGTGGTGCTTACCCAGAAATTCTGCGACAACAAAGTACCCGTCCGCGGTGAGCTGACCGACTATGACAAGCAGGTGCTGGATGAGCTGGCGCTCTTTCCCGACCGCATCGGGCAGTCGATCGGGCAGTATAAATTCCGCGAAGCGCTGGGCTACCTGATGGATCTGGCCCGTCTGGGAAACAAGTACCTGGCCGAAACCGAACCGTGGAAAGTCATTAAAACCGACCCGATCCGGACGAATACCATCCTGAACATCGCCCTACAGATTTCGGCGAACCTCGCCATTGTCTGCGAACCGTTTCTGCCCTTCTCGGCGCAGAAACTGTGCGACCAGCTCCGCATTGTAGACCGGCTCGACTGGCAGAACGCGGGCCGCGCCGATCTGCTCGTGGCGGGTCATGAGTTGGGCGAAGGGGCGCTGCTATTCGCCAAGATCGAAGACGACGAAATAAATACCCAGATTCAGAAACTGCTGACGGCAAAACGCATGAACGAGTTAGAAACCAAAACCGTACCCGAGTTGAAACCCGAAATCGTGTATGACGACTTCGCCAAGATGGACATCCGTATAGGTACCATCACCGAAGCCGAGCGCGTTCCGAAAAGCGATAAACTTTTAAAGCTGAAAGTCGACGACGGTATGGGCGGTCGCCAAATTCTGAGCGGTATTGCCAAGCATTT
- a CDS encoding NAD-dependent epimerase/dehydratase family protein: protein MMSSLPNTVLITGATGFIGSHIARLYLEKGHSVSVLHRADSGYGMLADVADRITWHVGDILDIPSLEAAIDRGQANGPLDVIHAAAIVSFVPKDRDWMEKVNVEGTANVVNVCLQLGVRKLGYVSSVASLGKPVAKGEKNGGPILITEELKWEESPMNSNYAKTKYRAELEVWRGVAEGLNAVMVNPTVVLGAGDWTRSSLQLIKYVYDERPFYTDGLVGYVDVLDVADSLYRLMQSAITGERYILNGGTIPYRSLLEQIADALGKRSPSVRVPPLLTRVLWPIEALRSWLTGKAPLITRETARSASSHYWPDGQRIGQATGFQYRPLSDTLRRVARAFQTPKNDA from the coding sequence ATGATGTCATCACTACCTAATACCGTTCTGATTACCGGAGCCACTGGCTTCATTGGCTCGCACATTGCCCGTCTGTACCTCGAAAAAGGACATTCGGTTTCGGTGTTGCACCGGGCCGACAGCGGGTATGGTATGCTGGCCGATGTGGCCGACCGGATTACGTGGCACGTTGGCGATATCCTCGATATTCCGTCGCTCGAAGCGGCAATTGACCGGGGGCAGGCCAACGGACCACTCGACGTCATTCATGCTGCAGCCATCGTCTCGTTTGTACCAAAAGATCGCGACTGGATGGAGAAGGTCAACGTAGAAGGAACTGCCAATGTGGTAAACGTATGCCTGCAGTTGGGCGTCCGGAAGCTGGGGTATGTGAGTTCGGTAGCATCGTTGGGAAAACCGGTAGCCAAAGGCGAAAAAAATGGCGGGCCCATTCTGATCACCGAAGAATTGAAGTGGGAAGAGTCGCCCATGAATTCCAACTACGCCAAGACAAAATACCGGGCCGAACTGGAAGTATGGCGGGGCGTGGCCGAAGGGCTGAACGCGGTTATGGTAAACCCCACGGTTGTGCTCGGCGCGGGCGACTGGACCCGCAGCAGCCTTCAACTCATTAAGTATGTCTATGACGAACGCCCGTTCTATACCGACGGGCTGGTGGGGTACGTTGATGTACTCGATGTGGCCGACTCGCTCTATCGGCTCATGCAGTCTGCGATCACGGGTGAGCGCTACATTTTAAACGGGGGCACCATTCCGTACCGCAGCTTGTTAGAACAGATAGCAGACGCCTTAGGCAAACGGTCCCCTTCCGTGCGGGTACCGCCCCTGCTGACGCGCGTACTGTGGCCAATCGAAGCGTTACGGTCGTGGTTGACGGGCAAGGCACCGCTCATCACCCGGGAAACAGCGCGGTCGGCAAGTTCGCATTACTGGCCCGACGGCCAACGAATTGGGCAGGCGACTGGTTTTCAGTACCGCCCGTTGAGTGACACCCTCCGGCGCGTAGCCAGGGCGTTTCAAACGCCCAAAAACGACGCGTAA
- a CDS encoding tetratricopeptide repeat protein — MEQEFEEREGDIKESIRRFEQMLDQQQSQFFDLDVYEQMVEHYLNHGDLDKAMKAAEAGLENFPYALELMLDKAQILANFQRFDESLDLLERASLFNPGDLDVPFMQGSVLNMAGRYEESIQILNELLDRAEEKDDILFQLGQSYQNWGKYSEAITQYKKSIALNINNENALYELAFCLDVTGELENSLSYYQQLIDSDPYSYNAWYNIGIAYSKLARYAEAAEAYDYAVIIKSDFASAHFNLGNTYMNLGLFEKAEGCYRETLKYEEPTADTYCHLGASLEKQDRMPEAIKEYREAIKLDALWDEAWYGIGVCLSESGKWPEALPFLQKAVKLDEQNGEYYLALAETEYKMGNVLSSIEAFEKAAEVDADNPDVYLTWSLVPFDQGDFSRANDIIQMGINDLPAEADLYYRSVVYLIHAGLYRESLIQLEAALSLDYEGHVQLFEFFPELEKQKALYKIIQQYKKED; from the coding sequence ATGGAGCAAGAGTTCGAAGAACGAGAAGGCGATATAAAAGAATCAATCCGGCGTTTTGAGCAGATGCTGGACCAGCAACAAAGTCAGTTTTTCGACCTGGATGTCTATGAGCAGATGGTTGAGCATTACCTGAACCATGGTGATTTAGATAAGGCGATGAAAGCCGCCGAAGCGGGTCTGGAAAACTTTCCGTACGCGCTGGAACTGATGCTCGACAAAGCCCAGATCCTGGCCAATTTTCAGCGGTTCGACGAATCGCTGGATTTGCTGGAACGGGCTTCCTTATTCAACCCCGGTGATCTTGATGTGCCCTTTATGCAGGGCTCGGTCCTGAACATGGCGGGTCGGTATGAAGAGTCAATTCAAATCCTGAACGAACTGCTCGACCGCGCCGAAGAGAAAGATGATATCCTGTTTCAGTTAGGGCAGAGTTATCAGAACTGGGGTAAGTACAGCGAGGCCATCACGCAGTATAAGAAGTCGATTGCGCTCAATATCAATAACGAAAATGCACTGTATGAACTGGCATTCTGTCTGGATGTAACGGGCGAACTGGAAAACAGCCTTTCCTACTACCAGCAACTGATTGACTCGGATCCGTATTCGTACAACGCCTGGTACAACATTGGTATTGCCTACAGCAAACTGGCGCGGTATGCCGAAGCTGCCGAAGCCTACGACTATGCTGTAATCATCAAATCTGACTTCGCATCGGCACATTTCAACCTGGGCAACACCTACATGAATCTGGGGTTGTTCGAGAAGGCTGAAGGCTGCTACCGCGAAACGCTGAAGTATGAAGAGCCAACGGCCGATACGTACTGCCACCTGGGTGCGAGCCTGGAAAAACAGGACCGGATGCCGGAAGCCATCAAGGAGTACCGCGAAGCTATCAAGCTCGACGCTCTCTGGGACGAAGCCTGGTACGGTATCGGTGTGTGCCTGAGTGAGTCAGGTAAGTGGCCCGAAGCGCTGCCCTTTCTGCAGAAAGCGGTTAAACTCGACGAACAGAACGGCGAGTATTACTTGGCGCTGGCCGAGACGGAATACAAGATGGGGAACGTCCTGTCGAGCATCGAAGCGTTCGAGAAAGCCGCCGAGGTAGATGCCGACAATCCGGATGTGTACCTGACCTGGTCGCTGGTTCCGTTTGATCAGGGCGATTTCTCCCGGGCGAACGACATTATCCAGATGGGAATTAACGATCTACCGGCGGAGGCCGATTTGTATTACCGATCCGTGGTATATCTGATCCACGCTGGTTTGTACCGGGAATCGCTCATTCAGCTCGAAGCGGCTCTCTCGCTGGACTACGAAGGACACGTTCAACTGTTTGAATTTTTCCCCGAACTGGAAAAGCAAAAAGCGTTGTATAAGATCATTCAGCAGTACAAAAAAGAGGATTAA
- a CDS encoding DUF2490 domain-containing protein yields MTNLFGLTLFLGISLTASAQSYRNQVRHRPVFWSEVNLVFKTAGKWSFQLDHQYRRQAEDSNARDLNIFRLPLQQVFRPWISYQLSKPVRLSLSPIGLWWTWSSPNEYQPTTFFQEIRIIPQVQITKPAGDGELITRFRAEMRWPSQTDTLTSAYIFLSDGESQRVLADRFDMRLRTLARWINPFGASPSGWYTHLSMEPMAVVSASAVRFDQNRTYIALGRRLGENRRVEIGYLNQFSIRRNQTERIRTFNVNHALQVYFYLENRRRSNAGSDSGPE; encoded by the coding sequence ATGACCAACCTTTTTGGTTTGACGCTTTTTCTTGGTATCTCTCTGACTGCTAGTGCCCAGTCCTATCGCAACCAGGTACGCCACCGCCCCGTATTTTGGTCAGAAGTGAATCTGGTCTTTAAAACAGCGGGAAAATGGAGTTTTCAACTCGACCACCAGTACCGTCGGCAGGCCGAAGACAGCAACGCCCGCGACCTGAATATTTTCCGATTGCCCCTCCAGCAGGTTTTTCGGCCCTGGATCAGCTACCAGTTGTCGAAGCCCGTGCGCCTATCCCTGTCCCCGATTGGTCTTTGGTGGACGTGGAGCAGCCCGAACGAATACCAGCCAACCACGTTTTTTCAGGAAATCCGGATCATACCCCAGGTTCAGATCACCAAACCGGCGGGTGATGGCGAACTTATTACCCGCTTCCGTGCCGAAATGCGCTGGCCTTCCCAAACCGATACCCTCACCAGCGCCTACATATTTCTTTCGGATGGCGAGTCCCAGCGCGTACTGGCTGATCGGTTCGACATGCGGCTACGAACGCTCGCACGCTGGATAAATCCTTTTGGAGCGAGCCCGTCGGGGTGGTATACCCACCTCAGTATGGAGCCAATGGCGGTGGTGTCGGCCTCTGCTGTGCGCTTCGATCAGAACCGTACATACATAGCCCTGGGACGGCGGCTTGGGGAGAACCGACGGGTAGAAATTGGCTACCTGAACCAGTTTTCGATTCGACGAAATCAGACCGAACGGATCAGGACATTTAATGTCAACCACGCGCTGCAGGTGTATTTCTACCTGGAAAACCGCCGACGATCAAACGCGGGCTCCGACTCGGGTCCTGAATAG
- a CDS encoding HPP family protein: MKNVLKRQYRIARYVVYRETIVEPADHLWTFIGTFIAIASIGLLQQSGFTQQDSVFLIGSFGASCVLLFGATQSPLAQPRNLVGGHLLASVIGVAIHKLIPDQLWLSSALAVSLSIVVMQITKTMHPPAGATALIANIGSEKITNLGFSYTVTPVMTGVAILLVIALLVNNIPSRRSYPVRTLPRKRPGSSGPHRRHLPTSRRSGQYPAAGDNQSI; this comes from the coding sequence ATGAAGAACGTATTAAAGCGGCAGTACCGAATTGCCCGGTACGTAGTGTATCGGGAAACTATCGTAGAACCAGCCGATCATCTTTGGACATTTATTGGCACCTTTATCGCCATCGCATCGATCGGCCTACTGCAACAGAGCGGTTTTACGCAGCAGGACAGCGTTTTTCTTATTGGCTCTTTCGGGGCTTCCTGCGTACTGCTTTTTGGCGCCACGCAGAGTCCGCTGGCCCAACCCCGGAATCTGGTGGGTGGTCACCTGCTGGCGTCTGTCATAGGCGTCGCGATTCATAAACTAATTCCCGATCAGCTTTGGCTGTCATCGGCCCTGGCCGTCTCGCTATCCATCGTGGTGATGCAAATAACCAAGACGATGCATCCGCCAGCGGGGGCTACGGCCTTGATTGCCAACATTGGCTCAGAAAAAATTACTAATCTGGGGTTCAGCTATACCGTTACCCCAGTCATGACGGGCGTAGCGATTCTACTCGTGATTGCGTTGCTGGTCAACAATATCCCGTCCAGGCGCTCCTACCCTGTCAGGACACTGCCCCGGAAACGACCGGGAAGCTCAGGGCCACACCGACGCCATTTACCGACCTCCCGGCGGTCGGGTCAGTATCCGGCAGCGGGCGACAACCAATCGATCTGA
- a CDS encoding mechanosensitive ion channel family protein has product MDYSQAAGLIYSEIATWSRTAIRYIPKLAVAILVLVIFAFLSRWISRLVVRGFDRFSDNFSVINLSGAVIRVLIMALGLFIALSILQLDKAVTSLLAGAGVIALAVGFAFQDLTANFISGTMIAIARPIRVGDVVETNGFTGKVYDIKLRSIVIDNGQGQTIEIPSKDVFQKPVTNYSKTGLRRLEVTFGISYADDLNRAQQIAKQTIEALPFIRTDRPVEVHYRSFTLDNVQAFAWFWLDQTKAGPPLATSEAIKALKTAFDQNDILMMFPPHTFDLKKRKKEEQEGTKSLMDISKAV; this is encoded by the coding sequence ATGGATTATTCACAAGCCGCCGGGCTGATTTACTCTGAAATTGCGACCTGGAGCCGTACGGCTATCCGGTACATTCCAAAGCTGGCCGTCGCCATTCTGGTGCTGGTCATTTTTGCGTTTTTGTCGCGCTGGATCAGCCGGTTAGTCGTGCGGGGATTTGACCGGTTCAGCGACAATTTCTCCGTTATTAACTTATCGGGTGCCGTTATTCGGGTCCTGATCATGGCCCTGGGCCTGTTCATTGCGCTGTCTATACTACAGCTCGATAAAGCGGTTACGTCGCTGCTGGCCGGAGCGGGCGTTATTGCCCTCGCTGTCGGATTCGCATTCCAGGATCTGACCGCCAACTTCATATCGGGAACCATGATTGCCATTGCGCGGCCCATCCGTGTGGGCGACGTAGTGGAAACGAATGGATTTACCGGAAAGGTGTACGATATCAAACTCCGCTCCATTGTTATCGACAACGGGCAGGGACAAACGATCGAGATCCCGAGCAAGGATGTTTTTCAGAAACCCGTTACCAACTACTCAAAAACAGGATTACGACGGCTCGAAGTCACCTTCGGTATTTCGTACGCCGACGACCTCAACCGGGCACAGCAGATCGCGAAACAAACGATCGAGGCCCTGCCGTTTATTAGAACCGACCGTCCCGTTGAAGTACACTATCGAAGTTTTACGCTGGATAACGTACAGGCTTTTGCCTGGTTCTGGCTCGACCAGACCAAAGCGGGACCACCGTTGGCTACCAGCGAAGCCATAAAAGCCCTTAAGACAGCTTTTGACCAGAACGACATCCTGATGATGTTCCCGCCCCACACCTTTGATCTGAAAAAACGGAAGAAGGAAGAACAGGAAGGAACCAAATCGCTGATGGACATCAGTAAAGCCGTATAA
- a CDS encoding cysteine desulfurase family protein codes for MTVPTPVYLDNAATTRLDSEVLDAMLPLMTEQFGNPSSIHSHGRAVRTAVEKARKTVASLLNTSPAEIFFTSGGTEADNTAIRSSIETYGLTHAITSPLEHHAVLHTLQHLAKQGQVRLSMVNVDEQGHVDLDHLGKLLRSFPRSFVSLMHGNNEIGNLLDLHRVGTLCRQHDAIFHSDTVQTMGHFQHDLKTLPVDFIVGAGHKFHGPKGVGFLYVNAERANIHPFIYGGAQERNRRGGTENVYGIVGLAKALEIAYRDMDAHRQHITRLKSRMIDQLRAKMPEVRFNGDSATIDSSLYTVLNVSLPASELSDMLLFSLDIARISASGGSACSSGSNIGSHVLAALPGLDQNRGYVRFSFGKYNTVEEIDYAVDTLVGLYQKEAKLV; via the coding sequence ATGACTGTGCCAACTCCTGTTTATCTCGATAATGCCGCTACTACCCGGCTCGATTCTGAAGTACTCGACGCTATGCTGCCGCTTATGACTGAGCAGTTTGGTAACCCGTCGTCTATTCATAGCCACGGCCGTGCGGTTCGAACAGCCGTTGAAAAAGCGCGCAAAACGGTAGCGTCGTTGCTCAACACATCCCCGGCCGAAATTTTTTTCACATCGGGTGGTACCGAAGCCGATAACACCGCCATCCGGAGCAGCATCGAAACCTACGGGCTGACCCACGCCATCACCTCACCGCTCGAACACCATGCCGTACTGCATACGCTGCAACACCTGGCCAAACAGGGACAGGTTCGCCTGAGTATGGTCAACGTCGATGAGCAGGGTCATGTAGACCTGGATCACCTGGGGAAGTTGCTGCGCAGTTTCCCCCGGTCGTTTGTGTCGCTCATGCACGGCAATAACGAGATCGGTAATCTGCTCGACCTGCACCGGGTAGGGACGCTGTGTCGCCAGCATGATGCCATTTTTCACTCCGATACGGTCCAGACGATGGGCCACTTTCAGCACGATCTGAAAACGCTTCCGGTCGATTTCATCGTGGGTGCGGGCCATAAGTTCCATGGTCCCAAAGGCGTGGGATTCCTGTATGTTAACGCCGAACGGGCCAACATCCATCCGTTCATATACGGCGGGGCGCAGGAGCGTAACCGGCGGGGCGGTACCGAAAATGTCTATGGTATTGTCGGGCTGGCCAAAGCGCTGGAAATCGCTTACCGCGACATGGATGCCCACCGCCAGCACATCACCAGGCTGAAAAGCCGGATGATCGATCAACTGCGGGCGAAGATGCCCGAGGTACGCTTCAACGGCGATTCGGCCACGATCGACAGTAGCCTGTATACGGTTTTGAACGTAAGTCTGCCCGCATCGGAGCTGAGTGATATGCTGCTGTTCAGCCTGGACATTGCCCGGATTTCAGCATCGGGTGGCTCGGCCTGTTCGAGTGGTTCCAACATTGGTTCGCACGTGCTGGCTGCTTTGCCGGGCCTTGACCAGAACCGGGGCTACGTTCGGTTCTCGTTCGGTAAATACAATACCGTAGAGGAGATTGATTACGCCGTCGATACGCTGGTTGGTTTGTACCAGAAAGAAGCGAAGCTGGTATAG
- a CDS encoding peptidylprolyl isomerase, whose amino-acid sequence MPTIYLLIVAAFSLLFPVKPEKTYPVGQIKTSKGEVLFWLYDETPRHKAIFIKLANEAYWDSLTFNRVINDFVAQGGCPDTPAGFSGSPYLLEPEFVPAIRHRYGAVGAGRDDNPGKLSAGCQFYIVQNRKGLARLDDNYTVFGQVFKGMDVIDAIVAVKTDSTNTPLTPIKLDVNVVNMTAAQLKKQGYVVH is encoded by the coding sequence ATGCCTACTATTTACCTGTTGATCGTTGCGGCTTTTTCGTTGCTGTTCCCGGTGAAGCCCGAAAAAACGTACCCAGTTGGGCAGATCAAAACCAGTAAGGGAGAGGTTCTTTTCTGGCTATACGATGAAACACCCCGTCACAAAGCCATTTTCATCAAACTTGCCAACGAAGCCTACTGGGATTCGCTCACCTTTAACCGGGTCATCAATGACTTCGTTGCGCAGGGTGGTTGCCCCGACACGCCCGCGGGCTTTTCCGGATCGCCCTATTTACTCGAACCGGAATTTGTCCCGGCCATACGGCATCGTTACGGAGCCGTCGGCGCGGGCAGGGATGACAATCCCGGAAAACTGTCAGCCGGTTGTCAGTTCTACATCGTCCAGAACCGGAAAGGACTGGCCCGGCTTGACGATAACTACACGGTATTTGGGCAGGTTTTTAAGGGTATGGACGTAATCGACGCAATCGTGGCTGTCAAAACAGACTCGACCAATACACCCCTAACACCCATCAAACTGGACGTAAACGTGGTGAACATGACGGCTGCCCAACTGAAAAAGCAGGGCTACGTTGTTCATTAG
- a CDS encoding NAD(P)H-dependent oxidoreductase produces MNIALISTSSRKNSNTLRFINYTKNVLTESGQHDVSIVTFDHYDIPFVGQGSVKKDDLTAFQQELIGAWEAADLVIFAMPEYNWTAPPQATNTIHQLGGPAFKHLFENKVFAMVGISNGRGGRQPALDMTTVLNKIISFTNSYSIVSPKLYESHETDKNLDENGQFVGHEVYARTSQAFLDYTLNVAARWLQPSLVEVK; encoded by the coding sequence ATGAATATCGCGCTCATTTCGACGTCGTCCCGTAAAAACAGCAATACCCTTCGGTTCATCAATTACACAAAGAACGTATTGACCGAAAGCGGCCAGCACGACGTCTCCATTGTCACCTTCGACCACTACGATATACCCTTTGTGGGACAAGGATCGGTGAAAAAAGATGACCTGACGGCATTTCAGCAGGAGCTTATTGGCGCCTGGGAAGCCGCCGATCTGGTGATTTTTGCCATGCCCGAGTACAACTGGACCGCGCCCCCGCAGGCAACCAATACCATTCACCAACTGGGTGGACCGGCTTTCAAACATCTGTTCGAGAATAAAGTGTTTGCCATGGTCGGTATTTCGAACGGCCGGGGTGGTCGCCAGCCAGCACTGGATATGACCACCGTCCTGAACAAGATCATCAGCTTCACCAACAGCTATTCCATCGTATCACCCAAGCTGTACGAATCGCACGAGACCGACAAAAACCTTGATGAAAACGGGCAATTCGTGGGTCACGAAGTATACGCCCGCACTTCGCAGGCCTTCCTTGACTACACGCTGAACGTAGCCGCCCGCTGGCTGCAACCCAGTCTGGTCGAGGTGAAGTAA
- a CDS encoding trans-sulfuration enzyme family protein, giving the protein MHFDTLALRATHQPDPVTGAVVPPLHLSTTFERNEANELAGSYTYTRPNNPTREHLEQALASLEGGAVAMAFGSGQAATMTLFQALRPGDHVLLSTDAYYGTPALLEQVFHPWGLTYSRVDMTDLNAVESSIHENTRIVWCETPSNPMLSITDLLSVSRLAHEAGAICVCDNTWATPALQRPFDLNCDVVMHSTTKYISGHSDVLGGALIFRRNDALAERVRMLQGLSGAVPSPFDCWLTGRGLKTLGVRLRAQMATAQRVADFLVDHPAVEHVHFPGLPNHPDRALIQQQMNGPGAMLSIQVKGGAAEAIRFIGKLRLFTRATSLGGVESLIEHRASVEGPTSATPVNLLRVSIGLEHPDDLIADLAQALD; this is encoded by the coding sequence ATGCATTTCGACACCCTCGCCCTCCGCGCTACCCACCAGCCAGACCCTGTTACCGGTGCTGTGGTTCCACCCCTTCACCTGTCTACAACTTTCGAACGGAACGAGGCCAACGAACTGGCGGGCAGCTACACCTACACCCGCCCCAACAACCCCACCCGCGAACATCTCGAACAGGCCCTGGCCAGTCTGGAAGGCGGTGCGGTAGCCATGGCGTTTGGGTCAGGACAAGCGGCTACGATGACCCTGTTTCAGGCACTTCGCCCCGGCGACCATGTGCTGCTCTCGACCGATGCCTACTACGGTACCCCTGCCCTGCTCGAACAGGTATTCCATCCCTGGGGGCTTACCTACAGCCGCGTCGACATGACCGATCTGAACGCCGTTGAATCGTCGATTCACGAAAACACGCGCATTGTCTGGTGCGAAACACCCTCCAACCCCATGCTGTCCATCACCGATCTCCTGTCGGTATCCCGGCTGGCCCACGAAGCGGGTGCTATCTGCGTGTGTGACAATACCTGGGCGACACCCGCCCTCCAGCGCCCCTTTGACCTGAACTGCGACGTAGTGATGCACTCAACGACAAAGTACATCAGCGGCCACAGCGACGTACTGGGCGGTGCCTTGATCTTCAGGCGAAACGACGCACTGGCTGAACGGGTCCGGATGCTACAGGGGCTGTCGGGGGCGGTGCCTTCGCCCTTCGACTGCTGGCTGACTGGCCGGGGCCTAAAAACGCTGGGCGTCCGGCTGCGGGCCCAGATGGCTACCGCCCAGCGCGTAGCCGATTTCCTGGTCGATCATCCAGCGGTGGAACATGTGCATTTCCCTGGTTTACCCAATCACCCTGACCGGGCGCTGATTCAGCAGCAGATGAACGGGCCGGGTGCCATGCTGTCGATTCAGGTAAAGGGCGGAGCCGCCGAAGCGATTCGGTTCATTGGCAAGCTCAGGCTGTTTACCCGGGCAACCAGCCTGGGCGGAGTCGAAAGTCTGATCGAGCACCGCGCCAGTGTAGAAGGCCCCACCTCGGCCACCCCCGTCAATTTATTGCGCGTGTCCATTGGGTTGGAACATCCCGACGATCTTATTGCTGACCTGGCTCAGGCACTGGACTGA